The following coding sequences lie in one Acidimicrobiia bacterium genomic window:
- a CDS encoding TetR family transcriptional regulator: MSRLRREDVIEAASRLFAVHGYHGTSMRDLGTELGILGGSVYAHVSSKEELLVEVVHRAGRLFGEAAEGALTGSQSPSDQLKALIAAHIGVVLNHRDEVQTFLNEAAALDGAHRDEIIAERDRYETIFRSVVKAGVADGTFRADLDIDLATIFVLSILNAIERWYRPDGRVDQAALVSEIYWFATVGISQEIETVDLPE; this comes from the coding sequence ATGAGCAGGCTGCGGCGGGAAGATGTCATCGAGGCGGCGAGTCGGCTCTTTGCCGTCCACGGATATCACGGTACGTCGATGCGGGATCTAGGAACCGAACTCGGGATCCTCGGCGGTTCGGTGTACGCCCACGTTTCGTCCAAAGAAGAGCTACTCGTTGAGGTCGTGCACCGGGCGGGCCGCTTGTTCGGCGAAGCCGCCGAGGGAGCCCTAACCGGTTCTCAAAGCCCTAGCGACCAACTCAAAGCGCTTATCGCCGCACATATCGGCGTCGTTCTAAACCACCGTGACGAGGTACAAACGTTCCTGAACGAAGCCGCCGCCCTCGACGGCGCACACCGTGACGAGATCATCGCCGAGCGGGACCGATACGAAACCATTTTCCGGTCAGTCGTCAAAGCCGGCGTGGCGGACGGAACCTTCCGAGCGGATCTCGACATCGACCTGGCCACCATCTTCGTGCTGTCCATTCTCAACGCCATCGAACGCTGGTACCGGCCTGACGGCCGGGTGGATCAGGCCGCCCTCGTGAGCGAGATATATTGGTTCGCCACCGTAGGCATTTCCCAAGAAATCGAAACGGTCGATCTCCCCGAGTAA